In one Pseudomonas purpurea genomic region, the following are encoded:
- the gltX gene encoding glutamate--tRNA ligase has translation MTTVRTRIAPSPTGDPHVGTAYIALFNYCFAKQHGGEFILRIEDTDQLRSTRESEQQIFDALRWLGINWSEGPDVGGPHGPYRQSERGDIYQKYCQQLVDLGHAFPCFCTSDELDQMRAEQMAKGETPRYDGRALLLSKEEVARRLAAGEPHVIRMKVPTEGVCVVPDMLRGDVEIPWDRMDMQVLMKTDGLPTYFLANVVDDHLMGITHVLRGEEWLPSAPKLILLYEYFGWEQPELCYMPLLRNPDKSKLSKRKNPTSVTFYERMGFMPEAMLNYLGRMGWSMPDEREKFSLQEMVDNFDLKRVSLGGPIFDIEKLSWLNGQWLRDLPVEEFASRLQTWALNPEYMMKIAPHVQGRVETFSQVAPLAGFFFAGGVNPDAKLFESKKLSGDQVRQLMQLILWKLESLRQWEKDSITATIQAVVESLELKLRDAMPLMFAAITGQASSVSVLDAMEILGPDLTRFRLRQAIDLLGGVSKKENKEWEKLLGAIA, from the coding sequence ATGACCACCGTCCGCACTCGCATCGCGCCATCGCCTACCGGCGATCCCCATGTCGGCACCGCTTACATCGCTTTGTTCAACTATTGCTTTGCCAAGCAGCATGGCGGTGAGTTCATCCTGCGGATTGAAGACACCGACCAATTGCGTTCGACCCGCGAGTCCGAGCAGCAGATTTTCGATGCCCTGCGCTGGTTGGGCATCAACTGGAGCGAAGGCCCGGATGTGGGTGGCCCGCACGGTCCGTATCGCCAGAGCGAGCGCGGCGATATCTACCAGAAGTACTGCCAGCAACTGGTCGACCTGGGTCATGCCTTCCCGTGCTTCTGCACTAGCGACGAGCTTGACCAGATGCGCGCCGAGCAAATGGCCAAGGGCGAAACCCCGCGTTATGACGGCCGGGCGCTGTTGCTCTCCAAAGAAGAAGTCGCGCGCCGCCTGGCCGCTGGCGAGCCGCACGTGATCCGCATGAAAGTGCCGACCGAAGGCGTCTGCGTGGTGCCGGACATGCTGCGTGGCGACGTCGAGATCCCGTGGGATCGCATGGACATGCAAGTGCTGATGAAGACCGACGGCCTGCCGACGTACTTCCTCGCCAATGTGGTCGACGATCACCTGATGGGCATCACTCACGTACTGCGCGGTGAAGAATGGCTGCCATCGGCGCCGAAGCTGATCCTGCTTTACGAATACTTCGGCTGGGAACAACCAGAACTGTGCTACATGCCGCTGCTGCGTAACCCGGACAAGAGCAAGCTGTCCAAGCGCAAGAACCCGACCTCGGTGACCTTCTACGAGCGCATGGGCTTCATGCCGGAAGCGATGCTCAACTACCTGGGCCGCATGGGCTGGTCGATGCCGGACGAGCGCGAGAAGTTCTCGTTGCAGGAAATGGTCGACAACTTCGACCTCAAGCGTGTGTCCCTGGGCGGGCCGATTTTCGACATCGAAAAACTGTCGTGGCTCAACGGCCAGTGGCTGCGTGACCTGCCGGTGGAAGAGTTCGCCAGCCGCTTGCAGACCTGGGCGCTGAACCCTGAGTACATGATGAAGATCGCACCGCACGTGCAGGGTCGGGTTGAAACCTTCAGCCAGGTCGCACCGCTGGCCGGGTTCTTCTTTGCCGGTGGCGTGAACCCGGATGCCAAGCTGTTCGAGTCCAAGAAACTCTCGGGCGATCAGGTTCGTCAACTGATGCAACTGATCCTGTGGAAGCTCGAAAGCCTGCGTCAGTGGGAGAAGGACAGCATCACCGCGACAATTCAAGCGGTGGTCGAATCCCTTGAGCTGAAGCTGCGTGACGCCATGCCGTTGATGTTCGCGGCGATCACGGGGCAGGCGAGTTCGGTCTCGGTGCTTGATGCGATGGAAATCCTCGGGCCGGACCTGACCCGTTTCCGTCTGCGCCAGGCCATCGACCTGCTCGGCGGCGTGTCGAAGAAAGAAAACAAAGAGTGGGAAAAGCTCCTGGGCGCGATTGCCTGA
- a CDS encoding Hsp20 family protein: protein MSTAFSLAPLFRSSVGFDRFNDLFETALRNEPGSTYPPYNVEKHGDDQYRIVVAAAGFQEEDLELQVEKGVLTVSGGKRDANEGVTFLHQGIAQRAFKLSFRLADHIEVKAAGLSNGLLSIDLLRVVPEEAKAKRIPISGTQKPALQH, encoded by the coding sequence ATGAGCACTGCATTTTCCCTCGCACCTCTGTTCCGTTCTTCGGTGGGCTTCGATCGTTTCAACGACCTGTTCGAAACCGCTTTGCGCAACGAACCGGGCAGCACTTACCCGCCTTACAACGTTGAAAAACACGGTGACGACCAGTACCGCATTGTCGTAGCCGCCGCCGGTTTCCAGGAAGAAGACCTGGAGCTGCAAGTCGAGAAAGGCGTGTTGACCGTCAGTGGTGGCAAGCGCGATGCGAATGAAGGCGTGACCTTCCTGCACCAAGGCATTGCCCAGCGTGCGTTCAAGCTGTCGTTCCGCCTGGCGGACCATATCGAGGTCAAGGCGGCCGGCCTGAGCAACGGTCTGTTGAGCATCGACCTGCTGCGGGTGGTACCGGAAGAAGCGAAAGCCAAGCGTATCCCGATCAGCGGAACGCAAAAACCGGCACTGCAACACTGA
- a CDS encoding tRNA-dihydrouridine synthase, producing MQIALAPMEGLVDDILRDVLTRVGGIDWCVTEFIRINDQLLTPAYFHKFAPELLTGAKTAAGVPLRVQLLGSDPVCLAENAALACELGSQVIDLNFGCPAKTVNKSRGGAVLLKEPELLNQIVEHVRRAVPAHIPVTAKMRLGFDSPDGALVCATALAEGGAEHIVVHARTKTDGYKPPAHWEWIPRVQEVVKVPVFANGDIWSVEDWRRCREISGVEDIMLGRGLVSRPDLARQIAAARAGEDVVEMTWAELLPLIQAFWLQAKVQMTPRQSPGRLKQWLAMLTRNYPEAVELFTVLRRETELDQVSRLLGLQVAEAA from the coding sequence ATGCAAATTGCTTTGGCGCCCATGGAGGGGTTGGTCGACGACATCCTGCGGGACGTGTTGACCCGTGTTGGCGGTATCGATTGGTGCGTGACCGAGTTCATCCGGATCAACGACCAACTGCTCACGCCTGCCTATTTCCACAAGTTCGCGCCAGAGTTGCTGACCGGTGCCAAGACCGCTGCCGGCGTGCCGTTGCGTGTGCAACTGTTGGGTTCCGACCCGGTGTGCCTGGCGGAGAACGCTGCGCTGGCCTGCGAGTTGGGGTCGCAGGTTATCGACCTGAACTTCGGCTGCCCGGCCAAGACCGTCAACAAGTCCCGTGGCGGTGCGGTGCTGCTCAAAGAGCCGGAACTGCTCAACCAGATCGTCGAGCACGTACGCCGTGCAGTGCCGGCGCACATCCCGGTGACAGCCAAGATGCGCTTGGGCTTCGACAGCCCTGACGGCGCGCTGGTGTGCGCCACGGCGTTGGCCGAAGGCGGCGCGGAACACATCGTGGTACATGCGCGAACCAAGACCGATGGCTACAAGCCGCCGGCGCATTGGGAATGGATCCCGCGGGTGCAGGAAGTGGTCAAGGTGCCGGTGTTCGCCAACGGCGATATCTGGAGCGTCGAAGACTGGCGCCGTTGCCGCGAGATCAGCGGTGTCGAGGACATCATGCTCGGCCGCGGCCTCGTCTCGCGCCCGGACCTGGCGCGGCAGATCGCAGCGGCGCGTGCCGGTGAAGACGTGGTCGAGATGACTTGGGCCGAACTGTTGCCGCTGATTCAGGCGTTCTGGCTGCAAGCCAAGGTGCAGATGACGCCCCGCCAATCGCCGGGTCGCTTGAAGCAGTGGCTGGCAATGCTGACCCGCAATTATCCCGAAGCGGTGGAACTGTTCACGGTCCTGCGTCGGGAGACCGAACTGGATCAGGTTTCGCGTTTGCTGGGGCTGCAGGTGGCTGAGGCGGCCTGA
- a CDS encoding DUF1266 domain-containing protein, protein MEEIEQRWLYALSAPSVALNPNASYTDPGYCSDLKFVDVEGGWGITNRQQLLEMLRFADNGHAVQLEDAYHQWERCLPSQWQALLARLGARDRVLYELASRTFSECGSGGIRAWDLGRMGFLLRAAVLHGWINLDESLWLHGGLALRARHYYDSWASYFNGFVVGRSIWNCMGNSDEDLAHELDRKGDFPMNTVILERIDRDASQLFAQLPWDMALNLPERPASLAEFNWS, encoded by the coding sequence ATGGAAGAGATAGAACAGCGCTGGCTGTACGCCCTTTCTGCACCTTCAGTTGCCCTCAATCCCAACGCCAGTTACACCGACCCCGGCTACTGCTCCGACTTGAAGTTCGTTGACGTGGAGGGCGGTTGGGGTATCACCAATCGCCAGCAACTCCTGGAAATGCTCAGGTTCGCCGACAACGGCCATGCCGTTCAGCTCGAAGACGCCTACCACCAGTGGGAACGTTGCCTGCCCAGCCAATGGCAAGCGCTGTTGGCGCGCCTGGGCGCTCGCGACCGTGTGCTGTACGAATTGGCCAGCCGCACGTTCAGTGAGTGCGGTTCGGGCGGGATCCGCGCCTGGGACCTTGGGCGCATGGGGTTTTTGCTGCGCGCCGCCGTGCTTCATGGCTGGATCAACCTCGACGAAAGCCTTTGGCTGCACGGTGGCCTGGCCCTGCGCGCACGGCATTACTACGACAGCTGGGCCAGCTACTTCAATGGTTTCGTCGTCGGCAGATCCATTTGGAATTGCATGGGCAACAGCGACGAGGATCTGGCGCACGAACTGGACCGCAAGGGCGACTTTCCCATGAACACCGTTATCCTTGAACGAATTGATCGCGACGCCTCGCAGCTCTTTGCCCAGTTGCCGTGGGACATGGCCCTAAACCTGCCGGAGCGCCCGGCGTCCTTGGCGGAGTTCAACTGGTCATGA
- a CDS encoding thioesterase family protein — MGWDRATPFIIDLQVAAEDIDGLGHANNAVYVTWLERCAWRHSQRLGLDLTEYRRLDRAMAVVRHEIDYLAAAYEDDELQLATWIVDWDQRLKMTRHFQLVRPRDNTTLLRAQTTFVCIELSSGKPRRMPAEFIEGYGQALQVLT, encoded by the coding sequence ATGGGCTGGGATCGGGCAACGCCATTTATCATTGACCTGCAAGTGGCCGCCGAGGACATCGATGGGCTGGGGCACGCCAATAACGCGGTGTACGTCACCTGGCTCGAACGGTGTGCCTGGCGCCATTCGCAGCGCCTGGGGCTGGACCTGACCGAGTATCGACGGCTGGACCGGGCGATGGCCGTGGTGCGCCACGAGATCGATTACCTGGCGGCGGCTTATGAAGACGATGAGTTGCAGTTGGCGACCTGGATCGTTGACTGGGATCAGCGCCTGAAAATGACCCGGCACTTCCAGCTCGTCCGCCCCCGCGATAACACCACGCTGCTGCGGGCACAAACCACGTTTGTCTGCATCGAGCTGTCCAGCGGCAAGCCTCGGCGCATGCCGGCAGAGTTCATCGAAGGCTACGGCCAGGCGTTGCAAGTCCTGACCTGA
- a CDS encoding alpha/beta fold hydrolase — protein MNTLSWVRGVNGTLGWFAPRLIASKMRLAFMTPRELPPRDWELPLLASAERITLRFGLSALRWGQGPTVLLMHGWEGRPTQFASLITALVEAGYTVVSLDGPAHGRSPGREANVVLFARAMLEAAAELPPLQAVIGHSMGGASAMLAIQLGLRTETLVSIAAPARILGVLRGFAHHVRMPPRARSAFIRQIEQDVGIQASKLDVAHYQLDMPGLIVHAEDDNFVPVKESQLIHDAWFDSRLLRLEEGGHQRVLADPRLIEGVLALLAGRSLQARQSA, from the coding sequence ATGAACACGTTGAGCTGGGTTCGTGGCGTTAATGGCACCCTGGGCTGGTTTGCGCCGCGTCTGATCGCGAGCAAGATGCGGCTGGCATTCATGACGCCGCGCGAGTTGCCGCCACGGGATTGGGAGTTGCCGCTGTTGGCGAGCGCCGAGCGGATCACTTTGCGCTTCGGCCTCTCGGCGCTGCGCTGGGGGCAGGGGCCGACGGTGTTGCTGATGCACGGCTGGGAAGGTCGGCCCACGCAGTTCGCCAGCCTGATCACGGCGTTGGTGGAAGCGGGTTACACCGTTGTTTCCCTCGACGGTCCGGCTCACGGTCGTTCCCCGGGGCGCGAGGCCAATGTGGTGCTCTTCGCCCGCGCCATGCTTGAGGCGGCCGCCGAGCTGCCGCCACTGCAAGCGGTCATTGGTCACTCCATGGGCGGCGCCAGTGCGATGCTTGCCATTCAGTTGGGCTTGCGCACTGAAACGCTGGTGAGCATCGCGGCGCCGGCGCGAATTCTCGGGGTGTTGCGCGGGTTTGCCCATCACGTGCGCATGCCGCCCAGGGCACGGTCGGCGTTCATCCGGCAGATCGAGCAGGATGTCGGTATCCAGGCGTCGAAGCTCGACGTGGCGCACTATCAGTTGGACATGCCAGGGCTGATCGTCCACGCCGAGGATGACAACTTTGTCCCGGTCAAGGAGTCGCAGCTGATCCACGACGCCTGGTTCGACAGCCGTTTGTTGCGGCTGGAGGAGGGCGGTCACCAGCGTGTGCTGGCGGACCCGCGGCTGATCGAAGGCGTGCTCGCGCTGCTGGCGGGTCGCAGTCTGCAGGCGCGCCAATCCGCCTGA
- a CDS encoding MDR family MFS transporter — protein sequence MAGDQLLRPVGEPTRRDWIAVMSVMLGAFMAVLDIQITNASLKDIQGALSATLEEGSWISTSYLVAEIIMIPLTAWLVQLLSARRLAVWVSLGFLAASLLCSMAWSLESMIVFRALQGFTGGALIPLAFTLTLIKLPEHHRAKGMAMFAMTATFAPSIGPTLGGWLTENWGWEYIFYINIPPGLIMIAGLMYGLEKKEAHWELLKSTDYAGILTLGVGLGCLQVFLEEGHRKDWLESNLIVTLGSIALISLITFVIVQVSRPNPLINLGILRNRNFGLSSISSLGMGVGLYGSIYLLPLYLAQIQNYNALQIGEVIMWMGVPQLFLIPLVPKLMKFVSPKWLCALGFALFGMASFSSGVLNPDFAGPQFNQIQLVRALGQPLIMVTISLIATAYILPQDAGSASSLFNILRNLGGAIGIALLATLLDARTKTYFDYLRESIVPSNPQVAERMASMTDRFGSETVALGKLSEIAHQQASIMAYNDAFHAVGIALGVSMLAVLLTKALPAGLKAGEAH from the coding sequence ATGGCCGGTGATCAACTGCTCCGCCCGGTCGGCGAACCGACCCGGCGGGACTGGATTGCGGTCATGAGCGTCATGCTCGGTGCCTTCATGGCAGTGCTCGACATCCAGATCACCAACGCCTCGCTCAAGGACATTCAGGGCGCGCTGTCGGCAACCCTGGAAGAAGGCTCGTGGATTTCCACTTCCTACCTGGTCGCGGAAATCATCATGATCCCGCTCACCGCGTGGTTGGTGCAGTTGCTCTCGGCGCGCCGTTTGGCGGTGTGGGTTTCGCTGGGGTTTCTTGCCGCCTCCCTGCTCTGCTCCATGGCCTGGAGCCTGGAGAGCATGATCGTGTTCCGCGCCTTGCAGGGTTTTACCGGCGGCGCGCTGATCCCGCTGGCGTTCACCCTGACGCTGATCAAGCTCCCCGAACATCACCGCGCCAAGGGCATGGCGATGTTTGCGATGACCGCCACTTTCGCCCCGTCCATCGGCCCGACGCTCGGCGGTTGGCTGACGGAAAACTGGGGCTGGGAATACATCTTCTACATCAACATCCCGCCCGGACTGATCATGATCGCCGGCCTCATGTACGGCCTGGAGAAGAAGGAAGCCCACTGGGAGCTGCTGAAAAGCACCGACTACGCCGGCATTCTCACGCTCGGTGTTGGCCTGGGCTGTTTGCAGGTGTTTCTTGAGGAAGGTCATCGCAAGGACTGGCTGGAATCGAACCTGATCGTGACCTTGGGCAGCATTGCGCTGATCAGCCTGATCACCTTTGTCATCGTGCAGGTGTCCAGACCCAATCCGCTGATCAACCTCGGCATCCTGCGCAACCGCAACTTCGGGTTATCGAGCATTTCCAGCCTCGGCATGGGCGTCGGCTTGTACGGTTCGATTTACCTGCTGCCGCTGTACCTGGCGCAGATCCAGAACTACAACGCCTTGCAGATCGGCGAAGTGATCATGTGGATGGGCGTGCCGCAGCTGTTCCTGATTCCGCTGGTGCCCAAGCTGATGAAATTCGTCTCGCCCAAGTGGCTGTGCGCCCTGGGCTTTGCCCTGTTTGGCATGGCGAGTTTTTCTTCCGGGGTGCTCAACCCGGACTTTGCCGGGCCGCAGTTCAATCAGATCCAGCTCGTCCGGGCGCTGGGCCAACCGCTGATCATGGTGACCATCTCGTTGATCGCCACCGCCTACATCCTGCCCCAGGACGCGGGGTCGGCTTCAAGCCTGTTCAACATCCTGCGTAACCTCGGCGGCGCGATTGGTATCGCCCTCCTCGCCACGCTGCTGGATGCACGGACCAAGACCTACTTCGATTATTTGCGCGAGTCGATTGTGCCGAGCAACCCGCAGGTGGCCGAGCGTATGGCGTCAATGACGGACCGGTTTGGCAGCGAGACCGTCGCGCTGGGTAAACTCAGTGAGATCGCCCATCAACAGGCGTCGATCATGGCTTACAACGATGCGTTCCATGCTGTCGGGATTGCACTGGGGGTGAGCATGCTGGCGGTCTTGCTGACCAAGGCGCTGCCGGCAGGGTTGAAGGCCGGCGAGGCGCACTAA
- a CDS encoding HlyD family secretion protein: MPAQLKHRLFTFLFIVLLIAGGFFAHWFFKGRFYESTDNAYVQGEITRVSSQLGARIDDVLVQDNQHVEKGQLLIRLESDDFHLAVDRANASLATREAERLQAQSKLTQQASLIAASEAQVASSQATLGRSQIDLSRAETLRKPGYVSEERVTTLSADTHIARSQVAKAQADAQAQHQQVNALAAEIKRLDAQIANARTDLAQAELNLTRSEIHAPISGLIGQRAARNGQYVQAGAYLLSIVPDQDIWIQANFKETQIGHMQPGQKAELVFDAYGDTPIEARVDSLFAASGAQFSLLPPDNATGNFTKVVQRIPVKLTFAADNPLHGKIRPGMSVTVKVNIKDPVDGR; this comes from the coding sequence ATGCCAGCCCAACTCAAGCATCGCCTGTTTACGTTCCTGTTTATCGTCCTGCTGATCGCCGGAGGGTTCTTTGCCCACTGGTTTTTCAAGGGACGTTTTTATGAGAGCACCGATAACGCCTACGTCCAGGGTGAAATCACCCGCGTCTCCAGCCAACTCGGCGCACGGATTGATGACGTTCTGGTGCAGGACAACCAGCACGTCGAAAAAGGCCAGCTGCTGATCAGGCTCGAAAGCGATGACTTCCACCTCGCCGTCGACCGCGCCAACGCCAGCCTCGCTACCCGCGAAGCCGAACGGCTGCAAGCCCAAAGCAAGCTGACCCAACAGGCCAGCCTGATTGCCGCCAGCGAAGCCCAGGTCGCCTCGAGCCAAGCCACCCTTGGCCGTTCGCAAATCGATTTGTCCCGCGCCGAAACCTTGCGCAAACCCGGTTACGTTTCGGAAGAACGGGTCACCACCCTCTCTGCCGACACCCACATTGCCCGCTCGCAAGTCGCCAAGGCCCAGGCCGACGCCCAGGCGCAACACCAGCAGGTCAACGCCCTGGCGGCTGAAATCAAACGCCTCGACGCGCAAATCGCCAATGCCCGCACCGACCTGGCCCAGGCCGAACTGAACCTGACCCGCAGCGAGATCCACGCCCCGATCAGCGGGCTGATCGGCCAACGCGCCGCCCGCAACGGCCAATACGTGCAAGCCGGCGCCTATCTGCTGTCGATCGTCCCGGACCAGGACATCTGGATTCAGGCCAACTTCAAGGAAACCCAGATCGGCCACATGCAACCCGGGCAGAAAGCCGAGTTGGTTTTCGATGCCTACGGCGACACGCCCATCGAGGCAAGGGTCGACAGCCTGTTCGCTGCCTCGGGCGCGCAATTCAGCCTGTTGCCTCCAGACAATGCCACCGGCAACTTCACCAAAGTCGTACAGCGGATTCCGGTGAAACTGACGTTTGCTGCCGACAATCCGCTGCACGGAAAGATCCGTCCCGGCATGTCGGTGACCGTCAAAGTCAACATCAAAGACCCTGTCGATGGCCGGTGA
- a CDS encoding TetR/AcrR family transcriptional regulator: protein MNDKKAQTRERILQAASAALIQRGPAEPSVGEVMGAAGLTVGGFYAHFDSKDAMMLEVFTQLLGQRRALIADMDAGLTGEERRALVAAFYLSRKHRDSTEHACPIPASVGELGRLPDDFRQALNEHVELMVAQLASSPEDIDKALADMALMVGGLALARALGAGELSDRLLRAAKSAVL, encoded by the coding sequence ATGAACGATAAAAAAGCTCAAACCCGCGAACGCATTCTCCAGGCCGCCAGCGCTGCGCTGATCCAGCGTGGCCCGGCCGAGCCGAGCGTGGGCGAAGTGATGGGCGCGGCCGGCCTGACCGTTGGCGGCTTTTACGCTCACTTCGACAGCAAGGACGCGATGATGCTGGAGGTTTTCACGCAGTTGCTTGGCCAGCGTCGGGCCTTGATCGCCGATATGGACGCGGGGCTGACGGGCGAGGAGCGCCGGGCATTGGTCGCGGCCTTCTACCTGTCGCGCAAGCACCGTGATTCCACTGAGCACGCCTGTCCGATCCCGGCATCGGTCGGTGAACTGGGCCGTTTGCCGGACGATTTCCGGCAGGCGCTGAATGAGCATGTGGAGCTGATGGTCGCGCAACTGGCCAGCAGCCCCGAAGACATCGACAAGGCGCTGGCTGACATGGCGTTGATGGTCGGTGGTTTGGCCCTGGCGCGTGCGCTGGGTGCCGGTGAGTTGTCGGATCGATTGCTGCGTGCCGCCAAGTCGGCGGTCTTGTGA